One Aquarana catesbeiana isolate 2022-GZ linkage group LG06, ASM4218655v1, whole genome shotgun sequence genomic region harbors:
- the LOC141147760 gene encoding olfactory receptor 2D3-like isoform X1, with translation MVSTNDTAVAEFILLGLSSDSETQVILFFIVMVGYLIILNGNILIIILILTDISLHTPMYFFLSNLSFLDLCFSTSIIPRMLRDLVSVKKTISYAECATQLYMSLSLGQTECILLSIMAYDRYIAICFPLHYTTIMSKIICVRIAAITWICGFLFPISQVTFTLNVNLCGKNEINHFLCEVPEILSMACENTIFIECITFAVGVIILMIPVTFIVVSYIKIISSILKIASSAGRRKAFSTCGSHMIVVTIFYGSATAAYMKPRSSSTPETDKVIAIFYVIVTPMLNPIIYTLRNNDIKSAFLWLTIKQSKTK, from the exons ATGGTTTCAACAAATGACACCGCGGTTGCAGAATTTATTCTTCTTGGACTGTCTAGTGATTCAGAAACTCAAGTTATTCTTTTTTTTATCGTTATGGTTGGGTATTTGATCATTTTGAATGGAAACATTCTAATCATTATTCTAATTTTAACAGATATCAGTCTTCATACACCTATGTATTTCTTTCTTTCAAACCTTTCTTTTTTGGATCTCTGTTTTTCCACTTCAATCATTCCAAGGATGCTGAGAGATTTGGTGTCAGTAAAGAAGACAATCTCTTATGCAGAATGTGCAACACAGCTGTACATGTCTCTCTCCTTAGGGCAAACTGAGTGCATTCTGCTGTCCATAATGGCATATGATCGTTATATAGCTATATGTTTTCCATTACACTACACTACCATCATGAGTAAGATTATCTGTGTCAGAATAGCTGCTATCACGTGGATATGTGGATTCCTTTTTCCTATTTCACAAGTGACTTTTACTCTTAATGTAAATCTTtgtggaaaaaatgaaataaatcattTTCTATGTGAAGTACCAGAAATCTTATCTATGGCTTGTGAAAATACTATCTTCATTGAATGCATTACTTTTGCAGTTGGTGTGATTATACTTATGATACCTGTCACATTTATTGTAGTGTCATATATTAAAATTATCTCAAGTATCCTTAAAATTGCATCATCAGCTGGACGGAGAAAAGCTTTTTCTACATGTGGATCTCATATGATAGTTGTAACAATATTTTATGGTTCAGCAACAGCTGCCTACATGAAACCTAGATCAAGTTCAACACCAGAAACAGACAAAGTGATTGCCATCTTTTATGTCATAGTAACACCAATGTTAAATCCTATCATTTATACTCTTAGAAATAATGACATTAAATCTGCATTTCT atggttaacaataaaacaaagtaaaacaaagtaa
- the LOC141147760 gene encoding olfactory receptor 2D3-like isoform X2, giving the protein MVSTNDTAVAEFILLGLSSDSETQVILFFIVMVGYLIILNGNILIIILILTDISLHTPMYFFLSNLSFLDLCFSTSIIPRMLRDLVSVKKTISYAECATQLYMSLSLGQTECILLSIMAYDRYIAICFPLHYTTIMSKIICVRIAAITWICGFLFPISQVTFTLNVNLCGKNEINHFLCEVPEILSMACENTIFIECITFAVGVIILMIPVTFIVVSYIKIISSILKIASSAGRRKAFSTCGSHMIVVTIFYGSATAAYMKPRSSSTPETDKVIAIFYVIVTPMLNPIIYTLRNNDIKSAFLKFRRRYSFC; this is encoded by the coding sequence ATGGTTTCAACAAATGACACCGCGGTTGCAGAATTTATTCTTCTTGGACTGTCTAGTGATTCAGAAACTCAAGTTATTCTTTTTTTTATCGTTATGGTTGGGTATTTGATCATTTTGAATGGAAACATTCTAATCATTATTCTAATTTTAACAGATATCAGTCTTCATACACCTATGTATTTCTTTCTTTCAAACCTTTCTTTTTTGGATCTCTGTTTTTCCACTTCAATCATTCCAAGGATGCTGAGAGATTTGGTGTCAGTAAAGAAGACAATCTCTTATGCAGAATGTGCAACACAGCTGTACATGTCTCTCTCCTTAGGGCAAACTGAGTGCATTCTGCTGTCCATAATGGCATATGATCGTTATATAGCTATATGTTTTCCATTACACTACACTACCATCATGAGTAAGATTATCTGTGTCAGAATAGCTGCTATCACGTGGATATGTGGATTCCTTTTTCCTATTTCACAAGTGACTTTTACTCTTAATGTAAATCTTtgtggaaaaaatgaaataaatcattTTCTATGTGAAGTACCAGAAATCTTATCTATGGCTTGTGAAAATACTATCTTCATTGAATGCATTACTTTTGCAGTTGGTGTGATTATACTTATGATACCTGTCACATTTATTGTAGTGTCATATATTAAAATTATCTCAAGTATCCTTAAAATTGCATCATCAGCTGGACGGAGAAAAGCTTTTTCTACATGTGGATCTCATATGATAGTTGTAACAATATTTTATGGTTCAGCAACAGCTGCCTACATGAAACCTAGATCAAGTTCAACACCAGAAACAGACAAAGTGATTGCCATCTTTTATGTCATAGTAACACCAATGTTAAATCCTATCATTTATACTCTTAGAAATAATGACATTAAATCTGCATTTCTAAAATTCAGACGTAGATATTCTTTCTGCTGA